CTGCGCTACGGCAACTGGACCGCAAGCGACGAGGAATTGTGGAACGCCGCGCGCGCTGCCAATGCTGAGGAATTCCTCCGCAAATTGCCGCAAGGACTCGACACCTTCATGGGCGAAGGCGGCGCGCGCCTCTCGGGCGGCCAGCGCCAGCGCATCGCGATCGCCCGTGCGCTGCTGCGCCGTGCGCCGCTCCTGCTGCTCGACGAAGCGACCTCGGCGCTCGACGCCGAATCCGAGAAGCTCGTGCAGGACGCGCTCGAGACGCTGATGGCCGATCGCACGACAATCGTCATCGCCCACCGCCTCGCGACCGTGCGCGCCGCCGACCGCATCATCGTGATGGACGATGGCCGCATCGTCGAGGAAGGCCGCCATGATGAACTCGTCACGGCTGACGGCCTCTACGCTCGCCTTGCGCGGCTTCAGTTCCAGGACAATCTCGCCGCGGCCTGACAAGAATCGGAGGAAGACGATGCTCTACGACCTGACCATACCGGCCTACCAGAACGGCCTCAAGGCGCTGTCCGGAGAGCTGTCGAAGGCAAGCGCATGGGGTACGGAAAACGGCATCGGCGAGTTGCAGTTCGCGATCGCCCGGCTTGCCCCCGACATGTTTCCCCTCGCCGCGCAGATCCGGTTTACCTGCGCCCAGGCACTGCAGCCGCTGAGCCGGCTCGGGGGCATCGCGATCCACGAGCTTCCCGAGGATGCGACAGACTTCGCCGGAATGCAGGAGCAGATCGCCGCGACGCTGGCGGTCCTCGATAGCGTCGATCGCACCGCACTTGGTGACGACTTGGAGCGGGCCGTCAGCTTCGACCTGCCGAACGGCATGATCTTCGATCTCAGCGCGGCGGACTATGTCCGCGACTGGGCGCAGCCGCAATTCTACTTCCATCGCGTCGCCGCCTATGCCGTATTGCGCCACATGGGCGTCCCGCTCGGCAAGGCCGACTATGTCGCCTATATGATGCGCCACCTTCGCCCCGGAACGGCGCCCGCCGCCTAAACGACGACGCCCTTCAAATCTCAGATCAGCCCGGCGTAACCCTCGATACCTGGAAAGGCGAGCTTGGTCCCGCCATTGCGCCGGATTGCTCCGATTGCCTCGTCGACGCGCAGGTAACGCGCCCGGGCATCGGGTTCGAGCAGGATCGCCGCCGGCTCGGCACGCTCCGATGCCTGCCTTACCAGAACCCCCAGCTCGGCGAGGTCGATCGCTTCGTCGTTCCAGCGGATCACGTCGCGCGTATCGATCGTCACGCGATTTTGGTCGAGTATCTTGCCGGTGACATCATCGGCCGGCAACGTCACATCGACGCTGTGCGTCGGCGGCGGAATGGTAATGATAAACATCACCAGCATTACCAGCATCACGTCGATCAGCGGCGTCGTGTTGATGTCGGGATCACCATTGGGGTCGGCGCGAAAAATGCTGCGATGGAACATGCTGCGTTTGCGCATCGTCTCTCTCCCGCTCGGGAATGAGCGCCGTAATCGATCAGCACCCCACCCCGTCAAGAACTTGGGGGTCACCCCATAGCCAAGACGTGATGGTATATCATTATTCCAGATCGGCAAGAAAAATCGCAAGCACCTTCCAATAACTCCCCGCGCGAATCGCGCATAAAGAAAGGGCGACACCTTTCGGTGCCGCCCCTCTTTTTCCAATCCCGTCGGGGATAGAAATCGGTCTTACATGCCCGAGTTCGGACCGTAAGTGATTTCCACGCGACGGTTCTGGTCGTTGCGGACACCATCGGCGGTCGCAACGGCCGGGCGGGTTTCGCCGAAGCCCTGCGCGCTGATCGAGCCATCCGAAATGCCACGAGCCGTCAGGTAGCTGCGAACCGCGTCGTTGCGGCGGTTCGACAGGCCGACGTTGTACGTGGCCGAACCCGAACGGTCGGCGTGACCGGCGAGCATGACCTGCGTACCCGTGCAACCACGGTTGTAGGCGCTGATCGCGTTGTCGAGGGTCGAAGCCGCTTCCGGCGTGATGTTCGACTGATCCCAGTCGAAATACACGATGTACGGCCCAGGCGCGCATTCCACGACCGGCGGCGGCGGCGGAGGCGGCGGGGGCGGCGGGGGCGGCGGGGGCGGCGGGGGCGGAGCCGGCGGCGGCGGCGGCTCTGCACCACCGAAGTTGAACGTCAACGTGCCGAGGATCGAGTGCGAACGGAAGCGCGTCGAAACGTCGCGACCCGCCTGGTCGACCAGATCGAGGTTGTCGGCGTTGAAGAAACGATACTTCAGGCCGACATCGATGCTGTCGCTAAGCGGAGCGCGGACACCCGCGATCGCCTGCCAGGCAAAGCCCGTGTCCGAATCGTCGAGGAACGGGCCTGCCAGAACGGGTTCGACCGAAACGCGGGCAACACCGACACCACCGCCGACAAAGCCCTGAAGACCATCGTCGTCGCCGAAGTCGAGCAGACCGTTGACCATGAAGCTGAGTGCGTTCGAATCGCCGTTCAGATCAGCGCTACCGGTGAAAGCGCCGGTGCCGTCAGCGCGGCTCGGAATACCCGGGCTCGTGAAGCGGCCCGACTTGATGTCGGCTTCGCGGTAACCGACTTCGACTTCCGCGCGGAAACCGCCGAAGTCATAACCGACGGTACCTTCGACATCATAGCCAGCGCGATGATCGAGCGTACCGGCATTGTTGAAGGTGCCGATATCGAGATCCAGGTCCTCGACGAGCATTGCGCCGGCACCAACACCAACATACCAGGAGTTGTCGCGCGCCAGAACCGGCGACGCCAGGGTGGTGGAGGCCAACGCCACAGCGACGGCAAGCTTCCTCATAGTAATTCCCCTTTCAATTTGAGATATACGTCTCGGCAGACGTCCTACTCGCCGCTTTGGTTCCGTGCAAGTGAAACAAATCGTCAATCTGTTGCCAAAAAGTCGCACTTTTTCTGTCAACGCACGGAAATTCAGCCTGAAATCAAGATACCCTCCGCGACAAGCTGCGCGATCAGCGCCGCGATCGCGCTCCGCGCTTCGGAATCGACCACCGAGCCGTCAGCGGGCGCGGCGACCATTGCCGGCTCGACCCATGCCCCGCCCTCGAATCGGAGCCGCGCTCCATCGACGATCCGGATGACGCGCATCCCCTCGCGCGGCACCGTAAATCGCCAACCGCCCGACGTCCAGATCGCGATTGCATTGCCACGCCCGGCCCAGGCCCCAGCCGGCGCTGCACCGACGACCCAGCATTCTCCGGCAACCGG
This DNA window, taken from Sphingopyxis sp. PAMC25046, encodes the following:
- a CDS encoding DUF1993 domain-containing protein, with the protein product MLYDLTIPAYQNGLKALSGELSKASAWGTENGIGELQFAIARLAPDMFPLAAQIRFTCAQALQPLSRLGGIAIHELPEDATDFAGMQEQIAATLAVLDSVDRTALGDDLERAVSFDLPNGMIFDLSAADYVRDWAQPQFYFHRVAAYAVLRHMGVPLGKADYVAYMMRHLRPGTAPAA
- a CDS encoding OmpA family protein; its protein translation is MRKLAVAVALASTTLASPVLARDNSWYVGVGAGAMLVEDLDLDIGTFNNAGTLDHRAGYDVEGTVGYDFGGFRAEVEVGYREADIKSGRFTSPGIPSRADGTGAFTGSADLNGDSNALSFMVNGLLDFGDDDGLQGFVGGGVGVARVSVEPVLAGPFLDDSDTGFAWQAIAGVRAPLSDSIDVGLKYRFFNADNLDLVDQAGRDVSTRFRSHSILGTLTFNFGGAEPPPPPAPPPPPPPPPPPPPPPPPPPVVECAPGPYIVYFDWDQSNITPEAASTLDNAISAYNRGCTGTQVMLAGHADRSGSATYNVGLSNRRNDAVRSYLTARGISDGSISAQGFGETRPAVATADGVRNDQNRRVEITYGPNSGM
- a CDS encoding biopolymer transporter ExbD, which produces MRKRSMFHRSIFRADPNGDPDINTTPLIDVMLVMLVMFIITIPPPTHSVDVTLPADDVTGKILDQNRVTIDTRDVIRWNDEAIDLAELGVLVRQASERAEPAAILLEPDARARYLRVDEAIGAIRRNGGTKLAFPGIEGYAGLI
- a CDS encoding DUF2793 domain-containing protein, whose protein sequence is MTDMPITPRFALPLLAVAQAQKEVTHNEALTLLDALVHATVEGGPLATPPANPVAGECWVVGAAPAGAWAGRGNAIAIWTSGGWRFTVPREGMRVIRIVDGARLRFEGGAWVEPAMVAAPADGSVVDSEARSAIAALIAQLVAEGILISG